The following are encoded together in the Drosophila biarmipes strain raj3 chromosome 3L, RU_DBia_V1.1, whole genome shotgun sequence genome:
- the LOC108029845 gene encoding uncharacterized protein LOC108029845 isoform X2: MAPPKPQIIRAAEIVDDPDLVAPLPYLNFLRYLKRKFVRSSDLRRLLQVGLVHWNTLSDAKKSAF; encoded by the exons ATGGCGCCCCCCAAGCCGCAAATAATCCGTGCCGCCGAGATCGTGGACGACCCGGATCTAGTCGCACCGCTGCCCTACCTCAACTTCCTCCGTTACCTGAAGCGAAAATTCGTTCGCAGTTCTGATTTGCGCCGCTTACTCCAGGTGGGCCTCGTCCATTGGAACACACTGAGCGATGCCAAAAAGAG CGCATTCTAG
- the LOC108030795 gene encoding ATP-dependent RNA helicase DDX54 → MRKKQADEIPGYPSLDNEVGSGGRGDDILKSKPKSKKSGGFQSMGLGFELIKGITKRGYKVPTPIQRKTIPLILEGRDVVAMAKTGSGKTACFLIPLFEKLQRREPTKGARALILSPTRELAVQTYKFIKELGRFMELKTILVLGGDSMDSQFSAIHTCPDVIVATPGRFLHLCVEMDLKLNSIEYVVFDEADRLFEMGFGEQLNETLHRLPSSRQMVMFSATLPKLLVDFARAGLNDPVLIRLDVESKLPDALGLKFLYCRPDDRYTALVVLLKYVIPVESQTVVFAGTQHHVELISYILTEAGISNASVYSSLDPAARKINTAKFVNKKVSVLIVTDVAARGIDIPSLDFVVNLHFPGKPKLFVHRVGRCARAGRTGTAYSIFSTDDTAHLLDLHLFLNRPFNINDSSTLGTIPQDLLEEEHLTVTDIKRSHHIAGVLRTSENAYKKYLSSRPVASTDANARVKKIKFFALKPLEDFFTAAPVLEQAAKVNGQSTDSQAKVSADERKLQEEKHDILVKMRSFRPGGTVFELNTTQKSTQFVVMKEKRNQHAKVIQKFRQQREEEDIDEAKKNAEEQSPSLARMPTADEEAISNTFNRVVAPKRLQNMEALYKDKPKKKKRKINSKDEDHYVPYQSADKHTEDGLAINTFERQAQNAEFSVSDRNSTQDIKHKPGLKKWDRIKKKMVSVQDPRANKIRTESGAWIPASFKTGRYTEWKEKSKIEDQLQRENAGSDDDNVKPLSHAQRYPISRHARHNVKLELKKRLTGNDKEMRRPEQIVKSRMRLEFIKKRNEENAERKAQNRKRSMRKTQRPKTQSNGGPRKRK, encoded by the exons atg CGCAAAAAGCAAGCGGATGAAATACCCGGGTACCCCTCACTGGACAACGAGGTCGGGTCTGGTGGCCGGGGCGACGACATTCTTAAGTCCAAGCCCAAATCCAAGAAGAGCGGTGGCTTCCAGTCGATGGGTCTCGGCTTTGAGCTTATCAAGGGGATAACGAAGCGTGGGTACAAGGTGCCGACACCCATACAGCGGAAGACGATCCCCTTGATTCTGGAGGGTCGGGATGTGGTGGCAATGGCCAAGACGGGGTCCGGCAAAACGGCTTGCTTCCTCATTCCCCTTTTCGAAAAGCTGCAGCGTCGCGAGCCCACAAAGGGCGCCCGTGCCCTGATATTGTCTCCCACACGCGAGCTGGCGGTCCAAACGTATAAGTTTATTAAGGAGCTGGGTCGCTTTATGGAGCTTAAGACTATTCTGGTGCTAGGAGGCGACTCAATGGACTCGCAGTTCTCGGCCATTCACACGTGCCCCGACGTCATTGTAGCCACGCCTGGCCGTTTTTTGCATTTGTGTGTGGAAATGGACTTAAAGCTTAATTCCATAG AGTATGTGGTGTTTGATGAAGCCGATCGACTCTTTGAGATGGGCTTCGGCGAGCAACTTAACGAAACGCTGCACAGATTGCCGTCCTCCCGTCAGATGGTCATGTTTTCAGCCACGCTGCCAAAACTTTTGGTGGACTTCGCCCGCGCCGGTCTAAACGACCCAGTTCTTATTCGTTTGGACGTCGAGTCCAAGCTCCCAGATGCTCTAGGTCTGAAGTTTCTTTACTGCCGGCCGGACGACCGCTACACAGCTCTTGTGGTTCTTCTTAAATACGTGATTCCGGTGGAGTCGCAGACCGTGGTGTTTGCTGGTACACAGCATCATGTGGAACTCATTTCGTACATCCTTACTGAGGCTGGCATCTCGAATGCCTCGGTCTACTCTAGTCTGGACCCGGCTGCTCGAAAAATAAACACGGCCAAATTTGTGAACAAGAAGGTTTCGGTGTTAATCGTAACAGACGTAGCGGCACGCGGTATCGATATTCCCAGTCTTGACTTTGTTGTGAACCTGCATTTTCCGGGTAAGCCGAAGCTGTTTGTGCATCGCGTGGGTCGTTGTGCAAGAGCTGGTCGCACAGGGACAGCATACTCTATATTTTCTACAGACGATACAGCCCATCTACTGGATCTGCATTTGTTCTTAAACAGACCATTTAACATAAACGACAGCTCGACATTGGGTACCATTCCGCAGGATTTACTCGAGGAAGAGCATCTTACAGTGACCGATATAAAGAGGAGCCACCATATT GCTGGAGTATTACGCACCAGTGAAAACGCTTACAAAAAATACTTGAGTTCCCGACCAGTAGCATCCACTGATGCCAATGCGCgcgtaaaaaaaattaagttcttCGCCCTTAAACCGTTGGAGGATTTCTTTACAGCTGCTCCCGTTCTCGAACAAGCTGCTAAAGTTAACGGACAATCGACAGACTCGCAAGCAAAGGTGTCTGCAGACGAGCGCAAGTTGCAAGAGGAAAAGCACGATATTCTTGTTAAAATGCGGAGTTTTCGACCCGGTGGC ACCGTTTTTGAACTTAACACCACACAAAAGTCCACTCAATTTGTTGTAATGAAGGAAAAACGTAATCAGCATGCGAAAGTTATTCAAAAGTTCAGGCAGCAACGCGAAGAGGAGGACATCGATGAAGCGAAGAAAAACGCCGAAGAGCAAAGTCCAAGTTTAGCCAGAATGCCAACTGCCGACGAGGAAGCCATTAGTAATACGTTTAATAGGGTCGTTGCGCCCAAAAGACTACAAAATATGGAAGCTCTTTACAAGGATAagccaaagaaaaaaaagcgCAAAATTAACAGCAAAGACGAGGATCACTATGTGCCTTATCAGTCGGCGGATAAGCACACTGAGGATGGCCTGGCCATCAACACCTTTGAGCGTCAGGCCCAGAATGCGGAGTTTTCTGTATCGGACCGCAATTCAACCCAGGACATAAAACACAAGCCAGGGCTTAAGAAGTGGGACCGTATCAAGAAAAAAATGGTTTCAGTACAGGATCCTCGAGCCAACAAAATTCGTACCGAGTCCGGTGCATGGATTCCTGCCTCCTTCAAAACAGGTCGTTATACTGAGTGGAAGGAAAAGTCTAAGATTGAAGACCAGCTGCAGCGGGAAAATGCAGGCAGTGACGACGACAACGTTAAGCCCTTAAGCCATGCCCAGCGCTATCCGATTAGTCGTCATGCCAGGCACAACGTAAAGTTGGAACTTAAGAAACGTCTGACAGGAAACGACAAGGAGATGAGGCGCCCCGAGCAGATTGTCAAGTCACGCATGCGATTAGAGTTTATTAAGAAGCGGAACGAAGAGAACGCGGAGCGAAAAGCACAGAACCGCAAGCGTAGTATGCGAAAAACTCAGCGTCCAAAAACTCAATCAAATGGTGGGCCAAGAAAAAGGAAGTAA
- the LOC108029845 gene encoding uncharacterized protein LOC108029845 isoform X1 produces MAPPKPQIIRAAEIVDDPDLVAPLPYLNFLRYLKRKFVRSSDLRRLLQVGLVHWNTLSDAKKRLFEPDRILARVARRRRTTRQRRLLRRSRKGQKGDTAVRRPIYDKRPPTRRRRPK; encoded by the exons ATGGCGCCCCCCAAGCCGCAAATAATCCGTGCCGCCGAGATCGTGGACGACCCGGATCTAGTCGCACCGCTGCCCTACCTCAACTTCCTCCGTTACCTGAAGCGAAAATTCGTTCGCAGTTCTGATTTGCGCCGCTTACTCCAGGTGGGCCTCGTCCATTGGAACACACTGAGCGATGCCAAAAAGAGGTTGTTTGAGCCAGAC CGCATTCTAGCCCGTGTGGCTCGCAGGCGAAGGACCACTCGGCAGCGCCGATTGCTGCGCCGTAGTCGGAAAGGCCAAAAAGGGGATACTGCGGTGCGACGGCCGATCTACGATAAGCGTCCTCCGACGCGCCGCCGGCGACCCAAGTAG
- the LOC108031298 gene encoding GA-binding protein subunit beta-1 isoform X2: MNSHGASKVVATLRADGHVYPMENSNLMHYEIRTEGEVQQKKGNLLPATCVDLGKQLLQCARDSDVSGVKTALAHGAPFASDWLGMSALHFAAMNNQLEICEILLQGGINMDAKTKVDRTPLHLACYYGHERVVSLLLALKCSVNSRDMLRMTPLHWAVEKGHKGIVRLLLKCQADVALVSKFGKTPIGLAVYTEQADVLAELEAARQAQASKKFNEETEKETSEAVNSIMDEPEIPKNLIDREMSVEERMDVLENLRGHTNVLGNSALNMLKSHGIADMMQENDDEASKEMLNTALQNGRQLVLSEGGRMLLHETKAGLNGRQLVNGNVRPPVVALRPNVNNSPPQKIRMNVIKQKDLSSPAGVTKNKNIRIISLTDFKKLCGSDSQTKALQKIPASLASSGMVRQLPDGTKLVNMRQLQARQLKLPSLQRPLEPTTILEESHGPSEAVVQSTLPANNPTSGSSLRGQVGTVQTIQLRPSHSAGSGQVTTNNGVTPSKSFVSATKLPSSKSPNVMPLLTSSDICRQLHELRRQNEELRRRADSFQREKEEMLRRIDRLEQMVLVRESEADVEFGEDG; this comes from the exons ATGAACAGCCACGGAGCCAGCAAAGTAGTTGCTACTCTCCGAGCAGATGGCCATGTCTACCCCATGGAAAACTCCAACTTGATGCACTACGAGATT CGCACTGAAGGAGAAGTCCAGCAAAAAAAAGGCAACCTTCTGCCTGCCACATGCGTGGACCTGGGCAAGCAGCTGCTGCAGTGCGCCAGGGACAGCGATGTATCTGGGGTTAAGACTGCGTTGGCGCATGGGGCGCCCTTTGCGTCCGACTGGCTCGGAATGTCGGCGCTGCATTTTGCCGCCATGAACAACCAGCTAGAGATTTGCGAGATCCTGCTCCAGGGGGGCATTAACATGGACGCCAAGACTAAGGTGGATCGGACGCCCCTACACCTTGCCTGCTACTACGGACACGAGCGCGTGGTCAGTTTGCTGCTAGCTCTCAAGTGCAGCGTCAACTCCCGCGATATG CTTCGCATGACCCCGCTCCACTGGGCCGTTGAGAAAGGGCACAAAGGCATTGTGCGACTGCTGCTTAAGTGCCAGGCAGATGTCGCATTGGTTTCCAAGTTTGGCAAAACACCGATCGGACTGGCCGTTTACACAGAACAGGCAGATGTGCTTGCAGAACTCGAAGCGGCACGACAGGCGCAGGCTAGTAAAAAGTTCAACGAGGAAACGGAG AAAGAAACTAGCGAAGCTGTCAACTCAATAATGGACGAGCCAGAAATTCCTAAAAACCTTATCGACCGAGAAATGTCAGTTGAAGAACGAATGGATGTCCTGGAAAACCTGCGAGGGC ATACCAATGTGCTGGGGAACTCTGCGCTTAACATGCTCAAGTCGCACGGAATAGCAGACATGATGCAAGAAAATGATGACGAGGCCTCGAAGGAAATGCTAAACACTGCGTTGCAGAATGGGCGCCAACTTGTCCTCTCCGAAGGTGGTCGTATGCTACTGCACGAAACAAAAGCGGGCCTTAACGGCAGGCAATTAGTAAACGGAAATGTCCGACCCCCAGTCGTAGCTCTGCGGCCGAATGTAAACAACTCTCCTCCCCAAAAGATTCGCATGAATGTAATCAAGCAAAAAGATCTTTCTTCTCCGGCGGGTGTTACCAAGAACAAg AATATACGCATAATCTCGTTGACGGATTTCAAGAAGCTCTGCGGATCGGATAGTCAGACAAAAGCCCTACAGAAAATTCCCGCATCATTGGCAAG CTCTGGAATGGTACGTCAGCTACCCGATGGCACAAAGCTAGTCAACATGCGCCAGCTGCAGGCTCGACAG TTAAAGCTCCCTTCCCTGCAAAGACCCCTGGAGCCCACCACCATACTAGAAGAGTCACATGGACCCAGCGAAGCCGTGGTTCAATCTACACTGCCTGCGAATAATCCTACGTCCGGCAGTTCACTCAGGGGACAGGTGGGCACGGTGCAGACAATACAGCTGCGGCCCTCACATTCGGCAGGGTCTGGACAAGTGACAACGAACAACGGCGTGACACCCAGCAAATCATTTGTCAGTGCGACAAAGCTGCCCTCGTCAAAATCACCAAACGTGATGCCACTCCTAACGTCTTCCGATATTTGTCGTCAGCTGCACGAGCTACGGCGGCAAAACGAAGAACTCCGACGGCGGGCAGACTCCTTTCAGCGGGAAAAGGAGGAGATGCTGAGGCGCATTGACCGACTGGAGCAGATGGTGCTGGTTCGAGAGTCGGAGGCGGATGTAGAATTTGGGGAAGACGGTTAA
- the LOC108031298 gene encoding GA-binding protein subunit beta-1 isoform X1: protein MNSHGASKVVATLRADGHVYPMENSNLMHYEIRTEGEVQQKKGNLLPATCVDLGKQLLQCARDSDVSGVKTALAHGAPFASDWLGMSALHFAAMNNQLEICEILLQGGINMDAKTKVDRTPLHLACYYGHERVVSLLLALKCSVNSRDMLRMTPLHWAVEKGHKGIVRLLLKCQADVALVSKFGKTPIGLAVYTEQADVLAELEAARQAQASKKFNEETERLTLKSKKETSEAVNSIMDEPEIPKNLIDREMSVEERMDVLENLRGHTNVLGNSALNMLKSHGIADMMQENDDEASKEMLNTALQNGRQLVLSEGGRMLLHETKAGLNGRQLVNGNVRPPVVALRPNVNNSPPQKIRMNVIKQKDLSSPAGVTKNKNIRIISLTDFKKLCGSDSQTKALQKIPASLASSGMVRQLPDGTKLVNMRQLQARQLKLPSLQRPLEPTTILEESHGPSEAVVQSTLPANNPTSGSSLRGQVGTVQTIQLRPSHSAGSGQVTTNNGVTPSKSFVSATKLPSSKSPNVMPLLTSSDICRQLHELRRQNEELRRRADSFQREKEEMLRRIDRLEQMVLVRESEADVEFGEDG, encoded by the exons ATGAACAGCCACGGAGCCAGCAAAGTAGTTGCTACTCTCCGAGCAGATGGCCATGTCTACCCCATGGAAAACTCCAACTTGATGCACTACGAGATT CGCACTGAAGGAGAAGTCCAGCAAAAAAAAGGCAACCTTCTGCCTGCCACATGCGTGGACCTGGGCAAGCAGCTGCTGCAGTGCGCCAGGGACAGCGATGTATCTGGGGTTAAGACTGCGTTGGCGCATGGGGCGCCCTTTGCGTCCGACTGGCTCGGAATGTCGGCGCTGCATTTTGCCGCCATGAACAACCAGCTAGAGATTTGCGAGATCCTGCTCCAGGGGGGCATTAACATGGACGCCAAGACTAAGGTGGATCGGACGCCCCTACACCTTGCCTGCTACTACGGACACGAGCGCGTGGTCAGTTTGCTGCTAGCTCTCAAGTGCAGCGTCAACTCCCGCGATATG CTTCGCATGACCCCGCTCCACTGGGCCGTTGAGAAAGGGCACAAAGGCATTGTGCGACTGCTGCTTAAGTGCCAGGCAGATGTCGCATTGGTTTCCAAGTTTGGCAAAACACCGATCGGACTGGCCGTTTACACAGAACAGGCAGATGTGCTTGCAGAACTCGAAGCGGCACGACAGGCGCAGGCTAGTAAAAAGTTCAACGAGGAAACGGAG CGACTAACGCTTAAGAGCAAA AAAGAAACTAGCGAAGCTGTCAACTCAATAATGGACGAGCCAGAAATTCCTAAAAACCTTATCGACCGAGAAATGTCAGTTGAAGAACGAATGGATGTCCTGGAAAACCTGCGAGGGC ATACCAATGTGCTGGGGAACTCTGCGCTTAACATGCTCAAGTCGCACGGAATAGCAGACATGATGCAAGAAAATGATGACGAGGCCTCGAAGGAAATGCTAAACACTGCGTTGCAGAATGGGCGCCAACTTGTCCTCTCCGAAGGTGGTCGTATGCTACTGCACGAAACAAAAGCGGGCCTTAACGGCAGGCAATTAGTAAACGGAAATGTCCGACCCCCAGTCGTAGCTCTGCGGCCGAATGTAAACAACTCTCCTCCCCAAAAGATTCGCATGAATGTAATCAAGCAAAAAGATCTTTCTTCTCCGGCGGGTGTTACCAAGAACAAg AATATACGCATAATCTCGTTGACGGATTTCAAGAAGCTCTGCGGATCGGATAGTCAGACAAAAGCCCTACAGAAAATTCCCGCATCATTGGCAAG CTCTGGAATGGTACGTCAGCTACCCGATGGCACAAAGCTAGTCAACATGCGCCAGCTGCAGGCTCGACAG TTAAAGCTCCCTTCCCTGCAAAGACCCCTGGAGCCCACCACCATACTAGAAGAGTCACATGGACCCAGCGAAGCCGTGGTTCAATCTACACTGCCTGCGAATAATCCTACGTCCGGCAGTTCACTCAGGGGACAGGTGGGCACGGTGCAGACAATACAGCTGCGGCCCTCACATTCGGCAGGGTCTGGACAAGTGACAACGAACAACGGCGTGACACCCAGCAAATCATTTGTCAGTGCGACAAAGCTGCCCTCGTCAAAATCACCAAACGTGATGCCACTCCTAACGTCTTCCGATATTTGTCGTCAGCTGCACGAGCTACGGCGGCAAAACGAAGAACTCCGACGGCGGGCAGACTCCTTTCAGCGGGAAAAGGAGGAGATGCTGAGGCGCATTGACCGACTGGAGCAGATGGTGCTGGTTCGAGAGTCGGAGGCGGATGTAGAATTTGGGGAAGACGGTTAA